A genomic stretch from Desulfovibrio sp. TomC includes:
- a CDS encoding thioredoxin family protein, with the protein MEIKVLGPGCAKCKEAEKIVLEAVKESGVDATVEKIADFQQIASFGVFSTPAVVIDGEVKVVGKVPSKGDVLSWLK; encoded by the coding sequence ATGGAAATCAAGGTTCTTGGTCCCGGATGCGCCAAATGCAAAGAAGCAGAAAAAATTGTCTTGGAGGCCGTCAAGGAATCTGGAGTTGACGCCACGGTGGAAAAAATTGCGGATTTTCAGCAGATCGCCAGTTTTGGCGTATTTTCTACTCCGGCAGTCGTCATTGATGGCGAGGTCAAAGTGGTGGGCAAAGTGCCATCCAAAGGGGACGTTCTTTCCTGGCTGAAGTAG